CACCTACCGAATCGTTGCAAAGCCGCTGGGCAACGATTCGCCTCGTCTGGCGCCGTCAGCTCTGCCGTACGGCTTCGATCACAAAGTTCCGCCGCCCGCGATCCGTTTTCCGGCGCGTTCGCCGCGGCGAGCGCCGCAAACGTAACACACGCCGGCGCAGGCTGCCCTGACGTCGTCGCCGCACCGATGCGAGACTTTGCAGTTTAGTTTTGAATACCCGCGTGAAGAATATACTTGAAGATGAAGCGGCTCAGCGTCTGCGTCGCGGCGGGCGTGCCGTACGCGACGTAAAGCTCGTCGCCGTTGACGAACTTGTCGTGATAGCTCACGGCGAGGTTGACGCCGGGAACGGTCGTCAATCCGTTGACGCCGCCGGTGATCGATCGCAGCTCCAGCGCGACATTTGACTCCGGCCCAAGATTGTCGCCGAGGGAGATCAGGCGAAGCCATTGCGAGTTCAACGTACCGTCGGATATCGTTCGTCCATAGGTACCCGCAAACTGCGTCGCGATCGAGAATCGCGAGCCGAGCGGCCGCGACGCCGAGAGCGAATACTGCTGAAGAAACGTTCCGCCGAATGGTCCTTCCGAATAGTTGAAATCGACCGGCGACTGCGTTCGGTCGCGGTAGCCCAGACTCGCGGCAAACTGGTTGAATCGATCCGTGCGACCGCAATAGTAGTTCGGAAATCCGGAGTAGGTCGTGCGAACAAGCGATGCATCCCCGCAGCCGAGCGGTCCGGGCGCTTGCGTCGAATAATCGCGCAGGTCGCCGTCGTGCGGCCCAATCGAAATGCTAAGCTGGTCCTTCAACGAAGCCTTGAAAGTCGCGACCGCGTCCTCTTGATGCACCGCACCGGACTCATCGAAGAAGCGATCCCATGCCAAAGACAGTTGATAGCTCTTCAACCCCGGCGTACTGCCGCTGAAATTCGGATTAAACGCGAAGCCCCTCGTATCCGAAATAGACGTGAAGCCATCGATCGGATCGTAGTTCGGCGTCACGTCTATGTAGTCCATGAAGAAGTTGTGATTGGGTTTCAATATGTCTTGCCAAAAGCTGAGGGCCCGCGCCGAGCCGGGATCGGGCACCCACGACCCGCTTTCGAACCCCTCGTCGATACCGCCGTTCCACCCGCTGCGCAGATTGTGGAATTGCGTGCCCACCTCGGCCGTCGCATCGCCGCCGGCCACGCTATGGTGGGCGACGACGCCGTCGCTCCAATAGGAGAAGGTTTGGTCGGGCAACGCATGAGTGTAGCCGTATGCGATATCGTCGAACTCGTTGACGGACGTCTGGTCGTACCCCCGAAACGAGAGAACACCGAACGATTGATCGCCGAACGACCCCTCGAGCTTCATCCCGCGGTCGAACGGTCCGATCGACGGCGAATAGAAGATCTCATTGTTGGGCTGCGCCACGCCCGCCGAAGGCGAGACCGGAGTGAGAAACGTCGCGCCCTGCGCGAAAAACGGACGGTACTCCACAAGCGGCCGTTTGAATTCCTGGGGCGCGATCGTCTGCTGATCGACTTCAACGTTTGAGAAATCCGGATCGGCGGTCGCGACGAAATGAATCGTGTCGGTCAATGCGTAGCTAAGATCAGCTCCAAGCGATCGGACCTGTTCCGATGCAAACGTGCCGTTCGCCTGCGCGAAGAGACTTCGATCGCCGCCCGCGCTCGCGAGCGCATAGACGTCCGCACGCGCGCGCTCGCGAAGACTTCGCCCCGAATATCCGTTTCCCGCGATGCCCGAAATGCGCGGCCAGAATTGCGCGTCGCTGAATTGCGGCCACTGAGGAATCGCCGCATCTTGCATAGTCCCATCGAAGGCCCAGGTGTAGTGCTCGCCGCTCGCCGCAACACCGCGCACGAAGTTGAAACGCCACGTCTGCGTCGATCCCGCTCCGCGATGAAGCGCGTCGAGCGGGATCGTCATCACGGCGATCCACGCACCTTTTTCGACCCGCGCAGCCGCGCGCCACACGGGCGAGTACCGCGTGCTTTCGCTGGCTTGCTGGTAGCGCGTTCCGCGGGGCGTCGTTTCGAAATAGTAGACCGTCGATGCGTTGCCGCTCGTGTCGATGCCGATGCCGACGAAATCATCGAGCCCGAACCCGACGTTATTGGTCGTCTGGTTCGCGACGATCGGGACGTCAGGCTGCTGCACCTTGAACGCAACGTAGAGATTCCGCTCATCGTGGAGCAAGTACGCCGCCGTGCCCAGCGGAGCGGCCATTCGCGTCGTGATGTCTTCGAATGGACGCGTTCCGTCCGTGATGATTCCGCGGGTCCAATCCGAGTCGGAGAGCGAGGTGTCCGAGCCGAGCGCGTGATCCGTCATCACAGCGAGATACGTTTTTGACGGTGCTGCCGCTTTCGTGATACTGGTACCCGAGCATATGATAAGGACGGTCAAGACGGTGAGAAGCGCGCTCTTCATCGCCTGTATCTTACGGTAGGCTCAGCGTGCGCCGCAACGGTCCCCGTGACGACAGGGACGCATTGCGGGATAAAACGCTGCGCTATTCAGGTTCGAGCAGTGTGTTCACGTTTTCCCGAAACGTGCGGCTCGAGTTGAGCCGCGTTCCGTCTTCCATGATCACCACGTATTCGCCGTGAGACCATGGTTCCAACTCCCGCACGAGTGAATCGTTCACCGCGTAAGAGCGATGAATGCGCGTGAATCCGCGGTCGCGCACCCGCTCGCAAAAACTCGCCATCGTCGAGCGCAGCTTCATAGTCGTCGTGCGCAAGTGCAGCGTTAGATTGTTGCCTTGCGCCTCGATCCACAAGATCTCCGACGGCACAAGCGAGACGGTCCGCCCATCCGTCTGACGCACCGCGAGCCGCTCGGCGGATCCGCTCGCGAGCCGTTCGCGCGCGCGACTCAGGGCCTTGGCAAATCGCGACGCCGTGAACGGTTTGAGCAAATAGTCCGCTGCACCGACATCGAAAGCGTCGACGCCAAACGTGCTGTGTGCCGTGACGAAGATGACCGCCGGCTTACCTCGCTGCGAGGTCTGCGCTCGAAGCATTTCGATGGGCGATCCGCCCGGCATCTGAATATCCAAGAAGACGATGTCGGGCGCGAGGCGCACGATCTCCACGCGCGCGGATTGCGCGGTATCGCATTCTCCGACGATCGTCAGGTCTTCGTAGCGCGCGACGAGCTGCCGCAATCGCAGTCGCGCGCTTTGCTCGTCGTCGACGATGAGCACCCGCGTCATATCGCCGGCGCGACCGGTATCGCTAACGTGAGGCGCATGCCACACGCGTGACGCGGGGCAATCGAAAGGCTTGCGCGCTGCCCGTAGAGCTCAGCGAGCCGCGCGCGCGTGTTTCCGATTCCGACGCCCTCCGGCAGCGCGACCGGATCGGTCGTCGTGCCATCGTCGCTGATCTCTATCTCAAGCATCGCTGCGTCGAGCCGGCACGCTACCTCAACCGTGATTCCGCCGTTCGTCTTCTCCAAGCCGTGCACGATCGCGTTTTCGACCAGCGGTTGCAGCGTGAACGTGGGGAAGGGAATCTCGAGGGCACGCGGTTCGGCCGAAATGTGCACGACGAGGCGCTCGCCGTAGCGAAGCTTCATGATAAGCGCGTAGCGGTCGAGCAGATTCAGCTCCTCGCGGAGCGGAACCGTGGGACTATTCGATTTGCCCATCGCCGTGCGCAGTAGATCGGCCAGCGCGGCGATCATCTCTTCCGCGACGTTGACGTCGGTGTGCATGACGGCGCTGACGGCGTTCAGGGTGTTGAAGATGAAGTGCGGATGGAGCTGGCGTTGGAGCGCCTCGACGCGTAGGCGAGAGAGATCGGCTTCGAGACGCAACGCGCGCTCGATGCGTTCGTTGACGACCTGTACCTGTGTTATCGCGAGGAGGATCGTCAGCACGACCGCGTAGAGGAGAAAGACGAAAAAGCCTTCTTGCAGCGTCGATGAAATGGTGAAGGGCCTGTTGAGAAAGTAGTTGCTCACGAGGGCGAACGCCGGCAGACCTAAGGCCCACACGCCGATGAGCGAGGCTAGATATACGGCAAGCGTGAGAATCAACGGACGCCGCGTCGGCGGAAACGCGTGCGCCACGTAGATGAGAATCGGCGAAAATACTCCGAGCGTGTACATCTGACCGAGCGATCCCACAAACTCCGGTAAGAACGCAGGGTGGCGCCCGTCGTACAGAGCTTCCATATAGACGTAAATCGAGATCAAGATCGGAAACGCCGTCCACGCAGCAGCGCAGACGAGAAGCCATCTCAGCAACGTCCGGTTCGAACTCGCTCCGGTCATGTGTCGTGTAACCGCCTACGGTACGGGTTCTAAGATTCCAAACACCGCGCCCTTTGGGTCTTTCAGGATAGCGAAGCGGCAGACGCCCGGCACCGCAGTCGCGCCCATCACGACGCGCCCGCCGAGCCGCTTGACCTTTGTGACGAGTTTCGCGCAATCGGTCACCTGCCAATGCGTGACCCAGCTCGGCGGCAGACCCTTCATCGGGATCGGCCACATGCCGCATGCGGACTGCTTGCCGAGCTGAAACGTCGTGTACTTCTTTCCGCTGACGTCTTTGGCTGACCATTTCCAGCCAAAGACCTTTGCATAGAACTTGGCAGCGATGCCGGCTTTCGGCGTATTCAAGTCATGCCAACAGACGGCACCGGGGGTTTTGCTTATCGTCGCGCCTGCGTGCGATCCGGCTTGCCACAGCCCGATCGCGGCACCCGCCGGATCTTTGATGACCGCCATGCTGCCTTCTTTGACGTCTCTCGGTTGCACGATGATCTTGCCGCCGGCGGCGCGCGCCTTTTTCACGGTTGCGGCGACGTTCGCGACCGAAACGTATGGAAGCCACAAAGGGGTGACCTTGGCCGCGCGCTGATCTTCGGGCATCCCGTAGAGCACGCACACCTTCTTGCCTTTAACGCGCATCATTGCATAGTCGAAGCCGGGTCCCATTGGAAGATCCTTCGCCGTCCAGCCGAAGATGGCCCGATAGAACTTCTTGGCACCCGCGAAGTCCGGCGTTCCAAGGTCGGTCCAGCACATTTCACCCGGCCTGTATTTCCTGATGATCTTCACGCGAAAAATCTCCTTGAGCTTCCAGAGACGAAGACGGATTCAAAGAAAAACGCTCAACTCTTTTCAGAGCGAGCGTCTGCGCGTGTGCTCTACGGGATCGCCGTCCGGCGTTGCTATTTTGTTTTCAGTGCAGTAAAAATGCCTGACGCACCTTCCGGAACCAGCGTGTCCGTCCACGTCCCTCGTATGATCCCATCCGATCCGAGCGTTCCTTTGAACGTCGCCTTTACATTGGGAACCGCGCCGTCGTGTTTTGCGACGCCATCCCAGTGCCACACGATGGTGTTGCCGTCGACTGCGCCGTCCGCCGATCCAAGGTAGCTGGGACCCGTGCACGAGCCGCTGATCCTGTTCTCGGAATCTTGCTTGAGCTTGCAGACGGGCGAGATGTTCATAGAACCGCTCGGCGTCGAAAGCGTGCCGGCAACCGACCACGTTCCGGAAAAATCCGCAGCGGCCGCGGCTAAGGGAATTGAAAGAATGCCGGCATATATCGCGACAGCAAGAAACCTCAACATAGATAACCTCCAATTCGTGCTCAGGGCAATCGTATGTTCGCCGTTGTCAGGGGCCTCTCGGCCTTAAACCCGGTCCGAAAGCTGTCCTGTAGCCCTTGGGCCGGCATAGGACCCGTAGTGCGCCCCAAGAACGTTCTCACTTTCGCGGCGCCAATCGAAGTGCCGCGCGCTACTGAGATTGTGAGGAGAGAACGTATGAGTTGGTTATCCTGGATCATCGTCGGTATAATCGGCGGGTGGCTCGGGCGGATGGTCGTCAAGGGCGAAGGCCCCGGAGGGCTGATCGGCGATCTGATCATCGGCATCATCGGCGCGATCATCGGCGGATGGGTATTCGGGTTTTTCGGGCACGCCGGTGTCACGGGCTTCAACCTCGGGAGCATCATCGTCGCATTTATCGGCAGCGTCATCCTCTTGCTGATCGTGCGCGCAGTATCCGGCCCGTCGAAGCGGCCGGTGTAGAAGCAGCTTTGTCGTAATAATCCGTGGGCCCATGGACGATCATCCATGGGCCTTTTCGTTGAAGAGGGTTTGCTCGCTCTATGACTGTCGATGACGAAAAAAATAACGCTGCTGGTCCGTGGCACGCCCTTGACGTGTCGCGATGGTCGGCGACGAAGCAATCCTTGCATCTCTACTCGCAAATGCTGGGTAAAATACGTCTCGCGCTCTCACCACCCCAACCGAACTGGATGTTCACTCCGCTCTATCTCACTCCACGCGGGCTGACGACGGGCTCCGTCCCTTGCCGAGATGCCTCCATCGAAGGCCTGCTGGACGTCTTTGACTCGAGCATCTCGATTTTCAAGAGCGACGGCCGTTCTCAAAAAATCCCGTTTCTGCCCGTTCGCACGGTCGCCGAAGTCTACGCGGATCTCTCCGGCGCGCTCGACAAGCTCGACATACCCTGTTCTATCTCGCCCGTTCCACAAGAAATTCCGGACACGACGCCGCTTCACACGGATCGACGGTCGCGCGATTACGATCCGGCAGCGGTGCAGCGTTGGTTCCAGACTTGCACGGCCATTGCGGGCATTTTCGATCGCTGGCGGAGCCGCTTCTTCGGCCGCTCCGGCGTTCAGTTGTGGTGGGGAGCGTTCGATCTCGCGCTGATCCTATTCAACGGAAAACGCGTCGCGGCGCCTACCGATCGCGGCTATATCATGAAGTACGATCTCGATGCAGAGTTGATGAATGTCGGCCTCTATCTTGGGGATGAACAGAACGGCCCGCTCTTTTATGGCTACATCTATCCGGAGCCGAAAGGTGCGGAAGCGACCACTCTCGAGCCGAAGGGATCAGCTTGGTCCGGCCAGCTTCACGAGTGGGTGCTTGCCTACGACGAGGTGCGCCGGTCGAAAGACCCGGCCGCCGCGTTGACAACGTTTCTCGATTCGATCTATCTTCAATGCTTCAAGGTCGCAGGTTGGGACCGCGCAGCTTTGACGTACGACCTGCCGAAGCTGCACCAATCCTAGTGCAAGTTTCTTTATCTCAAGGAGCATCAATGAAGTCGATATTCGTCCTACTTATCACGCTGGGTTCCGTGATCGGCGCCGGGTTGAACGCGGCTGCAGACGCCGGGTCAACGGCGGACATCGCGGCTGTGACGAAAGCGGTTCACCAACGCGACGCAAGCATGCTAGTAGATGAGACGCACGTCGTCGGTGACTACGCGTTGCTGCAATGGCACTGGAATCCTGAAGGCCACGGTTACTTAGCATTCAAGCGCGTTTCTGGCGAATCGTGGAAGCAAATCGCACATGGGGGTAGCGAAGGTGCTCTCGGCGTGAAGGGCAACGGAGCGAAGAGCACTCTTATGAAGAGCGGTGTGCCAACTTCGATTGTGACGAGGCTCTGTTCGGATTGGAAGGGCACATCGCCGTGCCCGGATTACTAAAACGAGATAACCCGCTCGGCGGGACGAAACAGGATTAGAACGCGCCAGACCGCAACGAGAGAGACGGCGTGGCCCTGCCATACAACGCTGGAGGACGTACGAGTTCGCATCCAGTGGGTATGGCTATGATAGCGTCTTGACGGAATCGGCATGCGCTTGCTTGCCAGACATCTGAATACGTTTTTGCAGAAGGAGATACGTTTCAATGAACCTCGTTCGCGGAATGGCCGGCCTCGGGCTGGCGGCGGCCCTCATGACGAGCATGGCGGCTTGCGGCTCTTCGGGGAGCTCTAGCTCGGATAACAGTCAGTCTGCAGCGACAGTAGCGCCCGCGGCCACCGGCGCGATGGCCGGAGGCGGCGCGATGTCGGGATCGGCAATGGCGCCGGGCGACATGGGTAAAGACACCAGGGTGGGCGGCGAGATGCACGGCCGTTTCGGCGGACCGGTCTACAACGGAGCGCCGGCGCTCAATGTCACGGCCGCACTCGTCATGGCGGGCGGCGGGCCAGCGAAATACTCGACCGCGACGGCGTTGACTGCGATGGTCGGCGCGCCGACAGTGAAAGCGGAAGTGGCGAAACTCACGAAGCAGTATGGCGCGAGCGAAGTGAATTCGTGGCTGAAGACGTTTGACTTCGCCGTCAACGATTCGTTGAAGATCGCGACGGCGGCGGGCATCAAACTTCCGGCGGCAGATCCGAAGATGACCGGCAAGCTGCTCGCGACGACGCTCGTGACGGCCGGCACCGCGAAAGACGGCACGTTCCAGATCGAACTGCTGCTGGATAAGGCCGTGAGCCACAAGATCCACGTTCAAGTGATGAATGACATCGACAAGGCGCCCGGTCTTGGAAAGAAAGCTGACCTCGACTATCACACGGTCAGCAACCAGGCGTTCTTCGATGTTGCGCAAGCACTCGGCGCGAAATCCGTCATGTTGGCGCCGCTCCACTAGACCAGGGTGAATAGGCGGACCATAAAGGTCCGCCCCACATGAGAGGGCGGACCCGTAAAGGTCCGCACTCTGTTTTATCGGTGCGGTGAGTCGCTATTGCGGCGGGTAGGGAGAGTCGTCGGGCGCCGGGGTGCTGTCGACAGGCGGCGGCACGCGCGAATGCTGCGCGGCCGTGAAAGGCATGTCGGTGATCGGTCCGATGCTGACCGAGCCGAACATGTCGGCGT
This sequence is a window from Candidatus Eremiobacteraceae bacterium. Protein-coding genes within it:
- a CDS encoding LytTR family DNA-binding domain-containing protein — translated: MTRVLIVDDEQSARLRLRQLVARYEDLTIVGECDTAQSARVEIVRLAPDIVFLDIQMPGGSPIEMLRAQTSQRGKPAVIFVTAHSTFGVDAFDVGAADYLLKPFTASRFAKALSRARERLASGSAERLAVRQTDGRTVSLVPSEILWIEAQGNNLTLHLRTTTMKLRSTMASFCERVRDRGFTRIHRSYAVNDSLVRELEPWSHGEYVVIMEDGTRLNSSRTFRENVNTLLEPE
- a CDS encoding histidine kinase, producing MLRWLLVCAAAWTAFPILISIYVYMEALYDGRHPAFLPEFVGSLGQMYTLGVFSPILIYVAHAFPPTRRPLILTLAVYLASLIGVWALGLPAFALVSNYFLNRPFTISSTLQEGFFVFLLYAVVLTILLAITQVQVVNERIERALRLEADLSRLRVEALQRQLHPHFIFNTLNAVSAVMHTDVNVAEEMIAALADLLRTAMGKSNSPTVPLREELNLLDRYALIMKLRYGERLVVHISAEPRALEIPFPTFTLQPLVENAIVHGLEKTNGGITVEVACRLDAAMLEIEISDDGTTTDPVALPEGVGIGNTRARLAELYGQRASLSIAPRHACGMRLTLAIPVAPAI
- a CDS encoding VOC family protein, with translation MKIIRKYRPGEMCWTDLGTPDFAGAKKFYRAIFGWTAKDLPMGPGFDYAMMRVKGKKVCVLYGMPEDQRAAKVTPLWLPYVSVANVAATVKKARAAGGKIIVQPRDVKEGSMAVIKDPAGAAIGLWQAGSHAGATISKTPGAVCWHDLNTPKAGIAAKFYAKVFGWKWSAKDVSGKKYTTFQLGKQSACGMWPIPMKGLPPSWVTHWQVTDCAKLVTKVKRLGGRVVMGATAVPGVCRFAILKDPKGAVFGILEPVP
- a CDS encoding GlsB/YeaQ/YmgE family stress response membrane protein, coding for MSWLSWIIVGIIGGWLGRMVVKGEGPGGLIGDLIIGIIGAIIGGWVFGFFGHAGVTGFNLGSIIVAFIGSVILLLIVRAVSGPSKRPV
- a CDS encoding DUF5996 family protein translates to MTVDDEKNNAAGPWHALDVSRWSATKQSLHLYSQMLGKIRLALSPPQPNWMFTPLYLTPRGLTTGSVPCRDASIEGLLDVFDSSISIFKSDGRSQKIPFLPVRTVAEVYADLSGALDKLDIPCSISPVPQEIPDTTPLHTDRRSRDYDPAAVQRWFQTCTAIAGIFDRWRSRFFGRSGVQLWWGAFDLALILFNGKRVAAPTDRGYIMKYDLDAELMNVGLYLGDEQNGPLFYGYIYPEPKGAEATTLEPKGSAWSGQLHEWVLAYDEVRRSKDPAAALTTFLDSIYLQCFKVAGWDRAALTYDLPKLHQS